In Candidatus Epulonipiscium viviparus, one DNA window encodes the following:
- the ilvE gene encoding branched-chain-amino-acid transaminase, with protein MKGLLIMADRIIYIDGEYLNENDAKISVFDHGVLYGDGIFEGIRAYNGRIFKGKEHIDRLFSAAKAIMLEIPLTKEEVAQMLVETCKRNNLTDGYIRLVVTRGKGDLGLSPTKCTVATVFCIAANITLYPEEMYEKGMPIITASQRRNKATIIDPQIKSLNYLNNILAKIQANQAGVPEALMLTHDGIVAECTGDNIFIIKEGIIFTPPIHVGILDGITRNTVIKLARDLGYDVQEKEFTQYNLYNADECFLTGTAAEVIAVTSVDERIIGAGICGPITKKLLAAFQAHTKIDGIEIK; from the coding sequence GTGAAAGGATTGTTAATAATGGCTGATAGAATTATTTATATTGATGGAGAATATTTAAACGAAAACGATGCCAAGATATCTGTATTTGATCACGGCGTGCTTTATGGCGATGGCATCTTCGAAGGGATTAGAGCTTATAATGGACGAATTTTTAAGGGCAAGGAGCACATCGACAGATTATTTTCTGCAGCCAAAGCAATTATGCTAGAGATTCCTCTGACCAAAGAAGAAGTTGCACAAATGCTTGTCGAGACTTGTAAGCGCAACAATTTGACTGATGGCTATATCAGATTGGTTGTTACCAGAGGCAAAGGAGACCTAGGGCTTAGTCCTACTAAATGTACTGTTGCAACCGTCTTTTGTATTGCTGCAAACATTACGCTTTATCCAGAAGAAATGTACGAGAAGGGTATGCCTATAATCACCGCATCGCAACGCAGAAACAAGGCTACTATCATCGATCCTCAAATTAAATCTCTCAATTACTTGAACAATATCCTAGCGAAAATTCAGGCCAATCAAGCCGGAGTTCCCGAGGCATTGATGCTAACTCACGATGGAATTGTCGCAGAATGTACTGGCGATAACATTTTCATTATTAAAGAAGGAATAATTTTTACTCCTCCTATTCATGTTGGAATTTTGGATGGAATTACTCGAAATACTGTTATCAAACTGGCAAGGGATTTGGGATATGATGTGCAAGAGAAAGAGTTCACTCAATATAATTTATACAATGCAGACGAATGCTTTTTGACCGGCACTGCTGCAGAAGTTATTGCTGTTACTAGCGTAGATGAGCGAATAATTGGAGCTGGAATTTGCGGCCCTATAACCAAAAAACTTCTTGCCGCTTTTCAAGCACATACCAAAATTGATGGTATAGAAATTAAATAA
- the leuB gene encoding 3-isopropylmalate dehydrogenase, whose translation MTKRIVILPGDGIGPEIVMQAVMVLHEIGDKFNHGFIIDEQMIGEVALDAEGCSLPDKTIAKCKQADAVLLGAVGGDPNINRWKNHPTGDRPEKGLLKIRKELNLFSNLRPAILYSELKDASPLKAEIIGNNLDVMIVRELTSGIYFGKKSRVTDAENDEETYATDELFYSKKEIRRILKTGFEIATKRNNNVVVVDKANVLESSKLWREVTAEVANDFPSVTYSHMYVDNAAMQLVVNPKQFDVIITTNMFGDILSDEASMITGSIGMLPSASLGETTLGLYEPSHGSAPDIAGEDIANPIATILSVAMMFRYSFSMEAEAAAIEAAVGKVLADGYRTKDIYTDGFKLVGTSQMGELICERIVNNG comes from the coding sequence ATGACAAAGCGAATTGTAATTTTACCTGGAGACGGAATTGGTCCAGAAATAGTTATGCAAGCCGTTATGGTATTGCATGAGATTGGCGACAAATTCAACCACGGATTTATTATTGATGAACAAATGATTGGAGAAGTGGCATTAGATGCCGAGGGCTGCTCGCTTCCAGACAAAACTATTGCAAAGTGCAAGCAAGCAGATGCCGTATTGTTGGGAGCTGTGGGAGGTGACCCCAATATAAATCGCTGGAAAAATCATCCAACAGGTGATAGACCAGAAAAGGGATTGCTCAAAATCCGCAAAGAACTCAATTTATTCTCTAATCTTAGACCTGCGATTTTGTACTCAGAGCTCAAAGATGCCTCTCCTTTAAAGGCAGAAATTATTGGTAACAATTTGGACGTTATGATTGTTAGAGAATTAACTAGCGGAATCTACTTTGGCAAAAAATCTCGAGTAACCGATGCTGAAAATGACGAAGAAACCTACGCTACCGACGAACTTTTTTATAGCAAAAAGGAAATTCGACGCATTTTGAAAACTGGCTTCGAAATTGCGACGAAACGCAATAACAATGTTGTAGTTGTGGATAAAGCAAATGTTTTAGAATCATCCAAGCTTTGGCGTGAAGTTACAGCTGAGGTTGCCAACGACTTTCCTTCAGTCACTTATAGCCATATGTACGTTGACAATGCCGCAATGCAGTTGGTTGTAAATCCCAAGCAGTTCGATGTTATCATTACAACCAATATGTTCGGAGATATATTGTCCGACGAAGCTAGTATGATTACTGGATCGATTGGAATGCTTCCTTCTGCCAGTCTTGGCGAAACCACATTGGGCTTATACGAGCCAAGCCATGGCAGCGCTCCAGATATTGCTGGTGAGGACATTGCAAACCCTATTGCAACAATTTTATCGGTTGCCATGATGTTCAGATATTCATTTTCCATGGAAGCCGAAGCTGCTGCTATCGAAGCTGCAGTCGGAAAAGTGCTTGCTGATGGATATCGCACCAAAGATATTTATACTGATGGATTTAAATTGGTCGGGACTTCCCAAATGGGAGAATTAATTTGTGAAAGGATTGTTAATAATGGCTGA
- the leuD gene encoding 3-isopropylmalate dehydratase small subunit translates to MIFKYGDNVDTDVIIPARYLATSDPNELKKYCMLDIDETFHEKVQVGDIIVAGKNFGCGSSREHAPLAIKASGIKCVIAKSFARIFYRNAINIGLAILECEEAADKIDLNDEIAIDFATGEIKNLTKNEIYKAGAFPEFMQKIMAADGLVGYVKSKSN, encoded by the coding sequence ATGATATTCAAATATGGTGACAATGTCGACACCGACGTAATTATTCCTGCTAGATATCTTGCAACATCAGACCCTAACGAGTTAAAAAAATATTGCATGCTTGATATTGACGAAACCTTTCACGAAAAAGTTCAAGTAGGCGACATAATCGTCGCAGGCAAAAATTTTGGATGTGGCTCTTCGCGTGAGCATGCACCGCTTGCCATAAAAGCTAGTGGAATCAAGTGTGTTATTGCAAAAAGCTTTGCAAGAATCTTCTATAGAAATGCCATCAACATTGGCCTAGCAATTCTGGAATGCGAAGAAGCTGCTGATAAAATCGATCTAAATGACGAAATTGCAATAGATTTTGCCACTGGAGAGATCAAAAATCTTACTAAAAATGAAATTTATAAAGCAGGCGCATTTCCCGAATTTATGCAAAAAATTATGGCTGCAGATGGATTAGTGGGATATGTTAAAAGTAAATCTAATTAG